The Thermoanaerobaculum aquaticum genome includes a window with the following:
- a CDS encoding M14 family metallopeptidase, producing the protein MRRATVLVFLSLLAVSSLAASLPSPEAALGKAVGQDRVLASYEETVAYLRKLSELSPRVRVEELGATVSGRPMIAVVVSSPANMAKLEAIRRGWARLADPRQLNPAEREALLSDLPAGLLVTAGIHSTEVAGPQAVLLFAHELAAAGESSGLGQFLSRVVVFLVPSLNPDGQEAVVAWYQKHLGTPFEGSSPPFLYHPYAGHDNNRDFVFLTQPESRALNRFVYHRWHPQLFVDLHQMGPVGPRQFVPPFADPINTNLPPVIWRLTSHLGTLMSLRLEQAGKSGVVSGWTFDGHWIGGTRNTAWWKNIFGVLTETASAALATPIVVDTTDLRGGGKGLWEYQPQVNFPNPWRGGRWGLADAVGYQRELMRAALEFAATYRRDLLAETSHMAEQAVSSKSGFWGWVVPPEGDPGRRQRLVSLLVEAGAEALVAEEELRSGQLVVPAGSVLIPQAQPLARFLWEVLEPQEYPEIHPAPGADILVPYDVTAWNLPLMLGVNVQRLNEPPAGHKGPLPVDYGLFRGSVTGSVVAVPAHHLWLSRLANDALRAGLVPCRLGRSAGQGLAPGSLVLTGEAGKLAALFAGKPVVPVRLSQVPSDCSPLRSPRVGVLHPYTPVEDAGWLRWVLEQGGFAVTVVEPPQVTAGKLGEKLDVLVLPDLEPSRLVEGPAPGLVPLPPEYRVGLGKGGAQALREFVEAGGTVLAFERSAEWLAEAWGLPVSNALKGVGRSEFFAPGSLVTLELEADSPYAWGLPGQAAAMVEGAVAFAPRPTPEGAREVIARFPENPKVLSGFLRGEGHLRRKAAVLAFTVGKGKAVLFSFAPHFRGQTANLFPLVYNAVWLSSSTVQR; encoded by the coding sequence ATGAGACGGGCCACCGTGCTGGTTTTTTTGAGCTTGCTGGCGGTCAGCTCGCTGGCCGCTTCTCTGCCGTCACCGGAGGCGGCGCTGGGCAAGGCCGTGGGTCAGGATCGGGTGCTGGCCAGCTACGAAGAAACGGTGGCGTACCTGCGGAAGCTTTCCGAGCTTTCGCCGCGGGTCAGGGTGGAAGAGCTGGGTGCAACGGTTTCCGGGCGGCCCATGATTGCGGTGGTGGTTTCCTCTCCCGCCAACATGGCCAAACTGGAGGCCATCCGCCGGGGCTGGGCCAGGCTGGCCGATCCCCGCCAGCTCAACCCGGCCGAACGGGAAGCACTGCTTTCCGACTTGCCCGCCGGTCTTCTGGTAACCGCCGGCATCCACTCCACCGAGGTGGCGGGACCGCAAGCGGTGCTCCTGTTTGCCCACGAGCTGGCTGCGGCGGGCGAAAGCTCCGGGCTGGGGCAGTTCCTTTCGCGGGTGGTGGTTTTCCTGGTGCCTTCCCTCAACCCCGACGGGCAGGAAGCGGTGGTGGCCTGGTACCAGAAGCACCTGGGCACGCCCTTTGAGGGCTCCTCTCCGCCTTTTCTTTACCACCCCTACGCCGGCCACGACAACAACCGTGACTTTGTTTTCCTTACCCAGCCGGAAAGCCGGGCCCTCAACCGCTTCGTGTACCACCGCTGGCACCCGCAGCTGTTCGTGGACCTCCACCAAATGGGGCCGGTGGGACCCCGGCAGTTCGTACCCCCCTTTGCCGATCCCATCAACACCAACCTGCCACCGGTCATCTGGCGGCTGACCTCGCATTTGGGCACCCTCATGAGCCTGCGGCTGGAGCAAGCGGGGAAGTCCGGGGTGGTTTCCGGCTGGACCTTTGACGGCCACTGGATCGGCGGCACCCGCAACACCGCGTGGTGGAAGAACATCTTTGGGGTGCTCACGGAAACCGCCTCGGCGGCGCTGGCCACCCCCATCGTTGTGGACACCACCGACCTGCGGGGCGGGGGAAAGGGCCTCTGGGAGTACCAACCCCAGGTGAACTTCCCCAACCCCTGGCGGGGTGGACGCTGGGGCTTAGCGGACGCCGTGGGTTACCAGCGGGAGCTGATGCGTGCGGCTTTGGAGTTTGCCGCCACCTACCGCCGGGATTTGCTTGCCGAAACCTCACACATGGCCGAGCAGGCCGTTTCCAGCAAGAGCGGCTTCTGGGGTTGGGTGGTGCCGCCGGAAGGAGACCCGGGGCGGCGCCAACGGCTGGTTTCGCTGCTGGTGGAGGCGGGGGCAGAGGCGCTGGTGGCGGAGGAGGAGCTCCGCAGCGGGCAGCTCGTGGTCCCCGCCGGTTCCGTGCTGATCCCCCAGGCGCAGCCGCTGGCGCGTTTTTTGTGGGAGGTTTTGGAGCCCCAGGAGTACCCGGAAATCCATCCCGCTCCGGGCGCGGATATTCTCGTTCCTTACGACGTGACCGCCTGGAACCTGCCGCTGATGCTGGGGGTGAACGTCCAGCGGCTTAACGAACCGCCGGCGGGACACAAGGGGCCGCTGCCTGTGGATTACGGGCTTTTCCGCGGTAGCGTCACGGGCTCGGTGGTGGCAGTGCCGGCCCATCACCTCTGGCTTTCCCGGCTGGCCAACGACGCCCTGCGCGCGGGGCTTGTCCCCTGTCGGCTGGGGCGCTCCGCAGGCCAGGGTTTGGCCCCTGGTTCGCTGGTTTTGACGGGCGAGGCGGGCAAGCTGGCAGCGCTCTTTGCGGGAAAACCGGTGGTGCCGGTGAGGCTTTCCCAGGTGCCTTCGGACTGCAGCCCGCTGCGGTCGCCGCGGGTGGGGGTTTTGCACCCGTACACCCCTGTGGAGGATGCCGGCTGGCTGCGGTGGGTTTTGGAACAGGGTGGGTTTGCGGTGACGGTGGTGGAGCCGCCGCAGGTCACCGCCGGCAAGCTGGGGGAAAAGCTGGACGTGCTGGTCCTTCCCGACCTGGAGCCAAGCCGCCTGGTGGAGGGTCCTGCTCCTGGCCTGGTGCCGCTTCCCCCCGAGTACCGGGTGGGCCTGGGCAAGGGTGGGGCCCAGGCTCTGCGGGAGTTTGTGGAAGCGGGGGGCACTGTTTTGGCTTTCGAGCGCTCCGCCGAGTGGCTGGCCGAAGCCTGGGGGCTGCCGGTGAGCAACGCCCTCAAGGGCGTGGGGCGCAGCGAGTTCTTTGCCCCCGGTTCGCTGGTGACGCTGGAGCTGGAAGCGGATAGCCCCTACGCCTGGGGTTTGCCCGGGCAGGCCGCCGCTATGGTGGAGGGGGCGGTGGCCTTTGCGCCCCGGCCAACCCCGGAAGGCGCCCGGGAGGTCATCGCGCGCTTCCCCGAAAACCCCAAAGTGCTTTCGGGGTTTTTGCGGGGTGAGGGGCATTTGCGCCGGAAGGCGGCGGTGCTGGCCTTTACCGTGGGCAAGGGGAAAGCGGTTCTCTTTAGCTTTGCCCCCCATTTTCGCGGGCAAACCGCCAACCTGTTCCCGCTGGTGTACAACGCCGTGTGGCTTTCGTCAAGCACCGTTCAACGCTAG
- a CDS encoding N-acetylmuramoyl-L-alanine amidase family protein, whose amino-acid sequence MTAAPLLLAALLAGEAPSFSVDLTSSVRVRWERGQMPVLWVLPAPGQGFSHLARAFCGSAQKARELAQANPAFARPLKGVRVRIPWSLLSSKKKAEILQAVFPKDRRVEGGFEHEIVAPWEGEPESWWELAHWFCGDGSLYGELKKANPQVPLFPPVGTRVVIPERLLLPELRALPVSPNRAASTPAAPTPAPAATPAPTATPTPVPPTPSPLPTPTPAPAATPTPGGGEGQAPSGVPLEYHDGYAVYRLAPGEALYSAVVVRFTGLLHAADVNATAMKLAQLSGISDVTAIPVGYPIRIPLDLLLPEYLPLDHPRRREWEREREELASIRRVIRAANLDGIHIILDAGHGGSDTGAIVEGVWEATYTYDVMTRLKRVLERDTKATVWLVVRDQVLGDDPPPKNQLPPKRQQVLLTSPPYDLADSATGVHLRWVLANSLVARLKKQGVAPEQMVFVSIHADSLHPAVRGLMVYVPGRRFRPTEARPPSYLPPVRELREVGSLRFSRSFSSRSEALSTQLAESLVRAARRFNLPVHPFDPVRSHVIRGGRAWVPAVLRFCGVPTAVLVEIVNLNNPEDRELLLSWQFREKLAHALAAGLAEGFAR is encoded by the coding sequence GTGACGGCAGCGCCGCTTTTGCTGGCGGCGCTTTTGGCAGGCGAAGCCCCCAGCTTTTCGGTGGACCTTACCTCTTCGGTGCGGGTGAGGTGGGAGCGGGGGCAAATGCCGGTGCTCTGGGTGTTGCCGGCACCGGGGCAGGGTTTTTCCCACCTGGCCAGGGCCTTCTGCGGTAGTGCCCAAAAGGCCCGGGAGCTGGCGCAAGCCAACCCGGCGTTTGCCCGGCCACTGAAGGGCGTCCGGGTGCGCATCCCATGGTCGTTGCTTTCTTCCAAGAAAAAAGCGGAAATCCTGCAGGCGGTTTTCCCCAAAGACCGGCGGGTGGAGGGGGGCTTCGAGCACGAAATCGTGGCGCCGTGGGAGGGGGAGCCGGAGTCCTGGTGGGAGCTGGCGCACTGGTTTTGTGGGGACGGAAGCCTCTACGGTGAGCTGAAGAAGGCGAACCCGCAGGTGCCGCTTTTTCCACCGGTGGGAACCAGGGTGGTGATCCCGGAGCGGCTGCTGCTTCCGGAGCTGCGAGCGCTACCGGTTTCCCCCAATCGCGCTGCCTCAACACCGGCGGCCCCTACGCCGGCACCTGCGGCGACGCCCGCGCCCACTGCGACCCCCACCCCGGTGCCTCCGACCCCGTCGCCGCTACCCACCCCAACCCCTGCTCCCGCCGCTACGCCCACACCGGGCGGTGGGGAAGGGCAGGCACCTTCCGGGGTTCCCCTTGAATACCACGACGGCTACGCGGTGTACCGCCTGGCCCCGGGGGAAGCGCTTTATTCGGCGGTGGTGGTGCGTTTTACCGGTCTTTTGCACGCCGCCGACGTGAACGCCACCGCCATGAAGCTCGCCCAGCTTTCCGGGATTTCCGATGTCACCGCCATTCCCGTGGGCTACCCCATCCGCATCCCCCTGGACCTCTTGCTTCCCGAGTACCTGCCCTTGGATCACCCCCGGCGCCGGGAGTGGGAACGGGAAAGGGAGGAGCTGGCCAGCATCCGCCGGGTCATCCGCGCCGCCAATTTGGACGGCATCCACATCATCCTGGATGCCGGCCACGGCGGCAGCGACACCGGCGCCATCGTCGAAGGGGTGTGGGAAGCTACCTACACCTACGACGTGATGACAAGGCTCAAGCGAGTTTTGGAGCGGGACACCAAAGCCACGGTCTGGCTGGTGGTGAGGGACCAGGTGCTGGGCGATGATCCTCCCCCCAAAAACCAGCTCCCCCCCAAGCGGCAGCAGGTGCTGCTCACCAGCCCCCCTTACGACCTGGCGGATTCGGCCACCGGCGTGCACCTGCGTTGGGTGCTGGCCAACAGCCTGGTAGCCAGGCTCAAAAAGCAGGGGGTGGCGCCGGAGCAAATGGTGTTCGTTTCCATTCACGCCGACTCGCTGCACCCGGCGGTGCGGGGGTTGATGGTGTACGTGCCGGGGAGGAGGTTCCGGCCGACGGAGGCCCGACCCCCTTCCTACCTGCCGCCGGTGCGGGAGCTGCGGGAGGTGGGGAGCCTGCGCTTTTCCCGCAGTTTTTCCTCCCGCTCGGAGGCGCTCTCCACGCAGCTTGCCGAAAGCCTGGTGCGGGCGGCCCGGCGCTTTAACCTGCCGGTGCACCCCTTTGACCCGGTGCGTTCCCACGTGATCCGCGGCGGCCGGGCCTGGGTGCCGGCGGTGCTGCGCTTTTGCGGGGTCCCCACGGCGGTGCTGGTGGAAATCGTCAACCTGAACAACCCGGAGGACCGGGAGCTTTTGCTCTCCTGGCAGTTCCGGGAAAAGCTCGCCCACGCCCTGGCGGCGGGTTTGGCGGAGGGCTTTGCGCGATGA
- a CDS encoding DMT family transporter, with protein MKTKVLVGLAVAVLAISWGAPLARMTHAAPLAVATWRLTFAALFLTPWVIARHWPLPVGLARGLWAGFFLALHFGLWIPSLFLTSVSASVVLVTTQPLWVLLLQGRVLGHKATARNLVSFALAFSGVVLIAWGDMQLSLRALVGDLMALGGAVAMACYLLVGTKLRSQLPLGAYLWVVNGFAAVLLWGVLTAGQIRPWPEVASSWWPLVGMALGPTLVGHTLLNWALAHLPTYQVNLTVLLEPVLASFWVWVFLGEAPPLHVIPGAVLVVSALVLEYWPASSTSAN; from the coding sequence ATGAAGACCAAGGTGCTCGTGGGGCTGGCTGTGGCGGTTCTGGCCATATCCTGGGGGGCACCGCTGGCCCGCATGACACACGCGGCGCCCCTGGCGGTGGCTACCTGGAGGCTCACCTTTGCCGCGCTTTTCCTCACCCCCTGGGTTATTGCCCGCCACTGGCCTTTGCCGGTGGGTTTGGCGCGGGGTTTGTGGGCCGGGTTCTTCTTGGCTTTGCACTTTGGCCTGTGGATTCCTTCGCTGTTTTTAACTTCGGTTTCGGCATCGGTGGTTTTGGTGACCACCCAGCCCCTGTGGGTGCTGCTGCTGCAGGGTCGGGTTTTGGGCCACAAAGCTACCGCCCGTAACTTGGTGAGTTTTGCTTTGGCCTTTTCCGGGGTGGTGCTCATTGCCTGGGGGGACATGCAGCTTTCCCTGCGGGCGTTAGTGGGGGACCTCATGGCCCTGGGCGGAGCGGTGGCCATGGCCTGCTACCTCCTGGTGGGCACCAAGCTGCGCTCGCAGTTGCCCTTGGGTGCATACCTCTGGGTGGTTAACGGCTTTGCGGCGGTGCTGCTGTGGGGCGTGTTGACCGCTGGCCAAATTCGACCCTGGCCGGAGGTGGCTTCCTCGTGGTGGCCGTTGGTGGGCATGGCCTTAGGCCCCACCCTGGTGGGCCACACGCTCCTCAACTGGGCCTTGGCCCATTTGCCCACCTACCAGGTGAACCTGACGGTGCTTTTGGAGCCGGTTTTGGCCTCCTTTTGGGTTTGGGTTTTCCTGGGAGAGGCTCCGCCGTTGCACGTGATCCCCGGGGCGGTGCTGGTGGTGAGCGCCCTGGTTTTGGAGTACTGGCCGGCTTCTTCGACTTCCGCAAACTGA
- the pyrR gene encoding bifunctional pyr operon transcriptional regulator/uracil phosphoribosyltransferase PyrR — MQRVLILDARELARVLERMAAEILEKVQEEKKLYFVGIQTRGVPLAKRLAALVAQKTKITPPVGALDITLYRDDVGPWRPAHQQPLLRATELPRPVDDMVVCLVDDVLYTGRTVRAALDTLMDYGRPRAIRLAVLVDRGHRELPIAADVVGRVVPSSRQEDVQVRLSECDGEEGVWIVKEAKP, encoded by the coding sequence ATGCAGCGGGTGCTCATCTTAGACGCGCGGGAGCTTGCCCGCGTCCTTGAGAGAATGGCAGCGGAAATCCTGGAAAAGGTGCAAGAGGAAAAGAAGCTTTACTTCGTGGGTATCCAGACCCGGGGGGTGCCTTTGGCCAAGCGGTTAGCGGCCCTGGTGGCGCAAAAGACCAAGATCACGCCGCCGGTGGGGGCCTTGGACATCACGTTGTACCGTGACGACGTGGGTCCCTGGCGCCCGGCCCACCAGCAGCCGCTGCTGCGGGCTACAGAGCTCCCCAGGCCCGTGGACGACATGGTGGTTTGCCTGGTGGATGACGTGCTGTACACCGGCCGCACCGTGCGGGCGGCGCTGGACACCCTCATGGACTACGGTCGCCCGCGGGCCATCCGCCTGGCCGTGCTGGTGGACCGCGGCCATCGGGAGCTCCCCATTGCTGCCGATGTGGTGGGGCGGGTGGTGCCCTCTTCGCGGCAGGAGGACGTGCAGGTGCGGCTTTCCGAGTGTGACGGGGAAGAGGGTGTGTGGATCGTCAAGGAGGCCAAGCCATGA
- a CDS encoding aspartate carbamoyltransferase catalytic subunit — MSVKAASALKSRHLLGIDPLTPEEIQLILDTAEQMREIAKRPIKKVPALRGKTVVNLFLEPSTRTRFSFEVAEKRLSADTLNFSASGSSVEKGETLIDTARNLEAMEPDFIVIRHPHPGAPHMLAKVLKASIINAGDGTHEHPTQALLDALTIRLRRGTLEGQVVAIVGDLQHSRVVRSNVLLLSRMGAQVRVAGPPSLVPVGMEKLGCQVFYRMEDAIRGADVVMMLRIQLERQERMNFPTVREYFDLFALTPERLKLAKKDCLVMHPGPMNRGVEIDSRVADGPQSVILEQVTNGVAVRMAVLYLLAGGSGEPVAD; from the coding sequence ATGAGCGTGAAGGCAGCCAGCGCCTTGAAAAGTCGGCACCTGTTGGGCATTGACCCCCTCACGCCGGAGGAAATCCAGCTCATCCTGGATACCGCCGAGCAAATGCGGGAAATTGCCAAAAGGCCCATCAAGAAGGTGCCGGCCCTCCGCGGCAAAACCGTGGTGAACCTGTTTTTGGAGCCCTCCACCCGCACCCGCTTTTCCTTTGAGGTGGCGGAAAAGCGTCTTTCCGCTGACACCTTGAACTTTTCCGCCTCCGGCTCTTCGGTGGAAAAGGGGGAAACCCTCATTGACACCGCCCGCAACCTGGAGGCCATGGAGCCCGATTTCATCGTGATTCGCCACCCCCACCCCGGCGCTCCCCACATGCTGGCCAAGGTGCTCAAGGCCTCGATCATCAACGCCGGCGACGGCACCCATGAGCACCCCACCCAGGCGCTCCTGGACGCCCTCACCATCCGCCTGCGGCGGGGAACCCTGGAGGGGCAGGTGGTGGCCATTGTGGGGGACCTGCAGCACTCCCGGGTGGTGCGGTCCAACGTGCTGTTGCTTTCCCGCATGGGCGCCCAGGTGCGGGTGGCGGGACCGCCCAGCCTGGTGCCGGTGGGCATGGAAAAGCTGGGGTGCCAGGTCTTTTACCGCATGGAGGACGCCATTCGCGGCGCCGACGTGGTGATGATGCTGCGCATTCAGCTGGAACGCCAGGAGCGCATGAACTTCCCCACGGTCCGCGAGTACTTCGATCTCTTTGCGTTGACGCCGGAGCGCTTGAAGCTGGCGAAGAAGGACTGCTTGGTGATGCACCCGGGGCCCATGAACCGGGGCGTGGAAATTGACTCGCGGGTGGCCGACGGCCCGCAATCGGTGATCCTGGAACAGGTCACCAACGGTGTGGCGGTGCGGATGGCGGTTTTGTACCTTTTGGCGGGAGGCAGCGGTGAGCCGGTTGCTGATTAA
- a CDS encoding dihydroorotase, with product MSRLLIKNGRVVDPSQKLDEGLDVLVVDGKIARIAERITDKDAQVVDATGLVVAPGFIDVHVHLREPGYEYKETIETGSQAAAAGGFTAVCCMPNTNPVNDNPAVTEYILARAREAAAARVYPIGAISKGLAGEELAEMGEMVLAGAVAFSDDGKPVVSSYLMRRAMEYSLLFDVPIVDHCEEPTLSARGVMHEGAVATRLGLRGIPAAAEEVMVWRNVILAQLTGARVHIAHLSTAGSLEAVRQAKARGLRVSCEVTPHHLTLTDQAVAESNYDTNTKMNPPLRSAEHVEALVEGVLDGTVDCLATDHAPHHWDEKSVEFDKAPFGIVGLETALPLTFDLLVVKHRMPLSRFVACWSTNPARLFKLPGGTLKVGSPADITVFDPELRAVVNPEKFRSRSRNTPFAGKRLRGWPVMTVVGGKVVYRRG from the coding sequence GTGAGCCGGTTGCTGATTAAAAACGGCAGGGTGGTGGACCCCAGCCAGAAGCTGGACGAGGGGCTGGACGTCCTGGTGGTGGACGGGAAGATCGCGCGCATTGCCGAGCGCATCACCGACAAGGACGCGCAGGTGGTGGACGCCACAGGTCTCGTGGTGGCGCCGGGCTTTATTGACGTGCACGTCCACCTCCGGGAGCCGGGGTACGAGTACAAGGAAACCATCGAAACCGGCAGCCAGGCCGCCGCCGCCGGCGGTTTTACCGCCGTTTGCTGCATGCCCAACACCAACCCCGTCAACGACAACCCGGCGGTGACCGAGTACATCCTGGCGCGGGCGCGGGAAGCGGCTGCCGCCCGCGTGTACCCCATTGGGGCAATCAGCAAGGGGCTTGCTGGGGAGGAGCTGGCGGAAATGGGGGAAATGGTGCTGGCCGGGGCGGTGGCCTTTTCCGACGACGGCAAGCCCGTGGTTTCCTCCTACCTCATGCGCCGGGCCATGGAGTACAGCCTGCTCTTTGACGTGCCCATCGTGGATCACTGCGAGGAGCCCACGCTTTCCGCCCGCGGGGTCATGCACGAAGGGGCGGTGGCTACCCGCCTGGGGTTGCGCGGCATCCCCGCAGCCGCCGAAGAAGTCATGGTGTGGCGGAACGTCATCCTGGCCCAGCTCACCGGTGCCCGGGTGCACATCGCTCATCTCTCCACCGCCGGCTCGCTGGAGGCCGTACGGCAGGCCAAGGCCAGGGGGCTGCGGGTGAGCTGCGAGGTCACCCCCCATCACCTGACCCTCACCGACCAGGCGGTGGCCGAGAGCAACTACGACACCAACACCAAGATGAACCCTCCCCTGCGCTCGGCGGAGCACGTGGAGGCTTTGGTGGAAGGGGTTCTGGACGGCACGGTGGATTGCCTGGCCACCGACCATGCGCCCCACCACTGGGACGAGAAGAGCGTGGAGTTTGACAAGGCCCCCTTTGGCATCGTGGGCCTGGAAACCGCGCTGCCGCTTACCTTCGATCTTTTGGTGGTGAAGCACCGCATGCCTCTTTCGCGTTTTGTGGCTTGCTGGTCCACCAACCCCGCCCGGCTTTTCAAGCTGCCCGGCGGCACCTTGAAGGTAGGTTCGCCGGCTGACATCACGGTTTTTGACCCCGAGCTGCGAGCGGTGGTCAACCCCGAGAAGTTCCGCTCCCGCTCCCGCAACACGCCCTTTGCCGGCAAGCGGCTGCGGGGGTGGCCGGTGATGACGGTGGTGGGGGGAAAGGTGGTGTACCGCCGTGGCTGA
- a CDS encoding response regulator — protein sequence MAEGEKRVVVVDDSATQCAAFRKFLEERYPGRVRVETYTDPKQALQALGSDVHLLLLDWEMPEMDGKVVLEEAVMRGVNPKRIIVTSAHPADRLHEVFDTTGCLCVIEKNEPEQQAAFLQILDSIMRR from the coding sequence GTGGCTGAAGGGGAAAAGCGTGTGGTGGTGGTGGACGACTCCGCCACCCAGTGCGCGGCGTTCCGCAAGTTTTTGGAGGAGCGGTACCCGGGCAGGGTGCGGGTGGAAACTTACACCGACCCCAAGCAGGCCTTGCAGGCTTTGGGCTCGGACGTTCACCTTTTGCTCTTGGATTGGGAAATGCCGGAAATGGACGGCAAGGTGGTGCTGGAGGAAGCGGTCATGCGCGGGGTTAACCCCAAGCGCATCATCGTCACCTCCGCCCACCCCGCCGATCGCCTGCACGAGGTCTTCGACACCACCGGCTGTTTGTGCGTCATTGAAAAGAACGAACCGGAGCAGCAGGCGGCTTTTTTGCAAATCCTCGACTCCATCATGAGGCGGTAG